CGCCGCGTTCGCGTTATGAGGAACTGTTCGAACAATGGCAGAAAGAGGGCCGCCTGGCCGCGCTGACCGACGCCATCGACGACGCCCAGGACCCGACCAAACGCCTGGACAGCATCATCGCCGCCAGCGCCGACCCGCGCCTGCAAGCCGAGCTTGGCCTGGTCAACGAAGAGCTCAAGCGCAACGTCTCGCTGATCGCCCAGCAGCGCGAAGAAGCCGCCGGCAACCTGATCCAGTCGGCGGCCCTGGTGGCCGAAACCATCAATAACTACAACATCCGCCTGACCAACCTGCAGAAAACCCAGCAGCAGGCCAAGGCTTCTGGTGACGAGACCAGCGCCAAGCTGTTTGCCGCTGCCATCAACAACGGCCGCAGCGCCCTCGACGGCGCCGTGGCGATCTACATCGACAACCTTGCCACTGGCACGCGCTACACCGACGCGGTGATCCAGGCGCAGTTCCAGCGGGTCAAGGAAGAGCTCAATCGCAAGCCGGTGCTGGGCAAGAGCCTGCTCAGCCGCGCGACCCTGTTCGTCCGTCATGTCGGGGACTATCGCCAGCAACGGCGCGCCGACCCGGCGACGATTTTGAAAGAACTGCTCGCATCAGCCGCCCCGCAACCTTGAGCGGCTGTCGAGCGAGCATCGTAGTGACCGGGGCGACATGAGGTTGTCCCGGGCGTGTTTAAACAAAGAGAGAACCTGACCATGCTTTCAACTCGCAAGCCCTTCTTCACTGCTTCCAACGGCCGGGCCGCGCTGCTGCTGGCGGCCGGTTTCAGCACCGTCCTGCTGACTGGCTGCGCCAGCTCGCCGGCGTCCAAGGTCGGTGCGACGACCAAGGTCGAGTACTACCCGAGCTGCTACGAGCCGGTGCAGCACCTGCGCGCCACCGATTCGGACATGACCAAGTCGGTCGCCACCGGTGCCCTGATCGGTGCCGTCGGCGGCGCGCTGACCGGCGCCCTGACCGGCAACTCCGACAACCGTGGCCGCAATGCTGCCATCGGTGCTGCCGGTGGTGCTCTGGTCGGCGGTGCAGCCGGTTACTACACCGAGCGCCAGAAGCAGATCAGCGACGACAACCAGCGCATCGGCTCCTACGCCACCGACATCAACAAAAGCGCGGCCGACATGGATCGCAGCACCGCTTACGCCAAAGCCTCCCAGGCGTGCTACCAGCGTGAGTTCGCCAACCTGATGGACGGCCGCAAGAGCAACAAGATCAGCGATGGCGAAGGCCGCAAGCGCCTGGCGGAAATCATCGCCGGCCTGCAGGAGTCGAACAACCTGATCACCGCGGTCAACGGCCGTCTGGGTGAGAACCTCAACAACTACACCCAGGCTTACGAGCAAGACCTCAAGCAGGTCGGCGTACCGCGCAACGATGTGGTGATCGTCGCCGAAGCCCAGGCGCCGGTGCTGGCCACCGGTAACGCCAAGAAGACCAATACCGGCAAGACCAAGACCCCGCCACCGGCGAAGAAAAAGCTGCCAGAGGTACCGAAGGAAGCCGTCGCCACCGAGAAGACCCTGCAGGACGCCAACGCCAAGAAGGCTGAAAGCCAGAAGGTTGCCAGCGCCGGCCAGAGCCAGGTCAACAACATGTGCAAGAACCCGGACATGGGTGACTGGGCACCGGTGCCTTGCCCTAACGTGTAAGGCTTGAGCCACAGCGTCGCCCGGCTCGGTGCCATAAGGCCGGGCGACCTGTGCGCCGTTTCAAGGAAGACCGTTCATGAGTGAGTTACTCAACCGACTGGATAACAATCCGTCGCAGTTTTTCGCAAGGCAGCGCATCGAAAGCAGCATCAACCTGCCGAAACTCTTTGCCGCCATCGATGCCGATCCGGGCATTGTCGGTGCTGGGGTGGTGTATATCGATGCGGATTACAACGTGGTGACGCTGCGTGAGTTTCAGCCGATATGCAGTGTGCTACCCAAGCGGGTGATTTTGCGTGAGGCGAAGAAGTATCTGGCGCCTGCGCAGTTTGCCGATCAACTGCAGAACAACCCCCGTGAAGCGCGAGTGGTGAAAGAAGCGGTCAATACCACGCTTGCCTGTGCCAGTGCGATTCTTGGGTGGTTCGTCATGGTCAGCGGCACCATCGCTGTCCCGTTCAGTGGTGGGTTGGGCGCTGTGGTGGCGATTGCGGGCAAGGCCGCAATTGCAGCAGGTGCGATGCAATGCATGATCGGCGTCGCCAGAACCGGCCAGGAAATTATCGATCCATCGTTGAACGACGAACTGGATGCGCAGGAGTGGTTTCGTCACACCTCGAACGTCCTGGATGCCGTGTCACTGATGGGAGTGGGTGCTTCCGGCCTGACCACGGTCAAGTTTCTACAGATGCGCAAGGCTGCAACAGGCAGCAGTTGGTATGAACTGTCCCGAAGTCTGAGCAGGCAGCAACGCAAGGCCCTGACGACAGAGTTGCTGTCGATCAAGCATCCGTCACTAACGGCCAAACAGTTGAAGTTGCAACAGAGCTCTGGCGCATTGCCCAAACGGTACACCCCGACACAGCTGCAACATGCGACCAAAACCCTGATCAAAGACTCCATTGCCGCAACGTTCGGCTTTGCGGGAAGTAACACCGTCCAGACCATTGCGGTGGGCTTGTATGAGGAGTTGGAGTGATGAATTCGTATGAGCGCTGGAAGCACTTCATGACGCATTTCTTTCCAACCTTTCTGGGTGGATTCTTCCTGGCGTGCTTCTCTGCGTCGCTTGCGGTGGTGCTGGCCGCTGCCGCCTACCTGAACCACAATCCGGACCGGGCCAATTACACGCTGGTGTCGCTCATGGTTCTGGCCCTGGTCATCAGTGGTAGTCATATGTTGCTGGTTCGAGGCCGTGCCTGGAGCCTCTGGCCGATCCTGGCAGTAATGCTGGTGGCGATGCTGGTTTCCCTATCCACCTACAGCCATCACATACACGCGGGTGTATTTACCTTTGCGCTGCTGTTTCCTTTGTTGGGCTTTCTTTTGTTCAACAGCAAACGTCATCGGGAGCTGCGCAGCTTCCTGGTTGACCTGCGCAAGGTGCGGTTCGAAGAGACGCAGCAAAGCAAGGCACGTCGTTGACGAAGAGAGCACTATTCCATGGTTCATCTGCATGACGTACCAGGGTTTTTACGGCGTTACTTTCCAAGCTTTATCGGCGCCTTCTTCCTCGTCGCATTTTCATGCGTAATCACCGCAATACTGGTGATTGATCAACGCTTCGGCAGCCGCTCCGATCAGGTAAAAGTTGCCTACTTCCTTATGCTGGTATCGTCCTTGGTGTTGTGCCTGGGCAATTTTCTGGTAGTGCGAGGGCGGCCCTGGGGGGTATGGGTGGTGGTGGCTTTGCTGGCGTTCAACCTGCTGGCGCTACTTTTCAGTTACGCACCGCGCTCAAGTAACTTCGGATTTTTGCTAGCGACAATGTCGCCATTGTTGGCAATGTTGATGTTCAACAGCCAACGCCAGCGAGAAATGCGCAGTCGTCTGGTGGCGATCCGCAAATCGCGTAACAAGTTGTTCAAGGCCGTGCGTGCGGCCAAAGTTCGAGCTCGGAGTCGAGCCTGCCGTTGAGCAAGCGCTTGGTTAACCTATTGCTCTAGAGTCATGGATACATCAAGAAACCAAAGTGCACTGAGGTTGCTGGCTGGAGCTGCTATGAATAGGGCTTCTTTGCCCGGGTGACCCAATCTGCTTCGTCAGCTTTGGAGTACGGGTGTTAGGTTCAAGGAGACCCCATGACCGACTCAAGGATGAGTGGGCTGGGCGCCAGCCCCTCGAGGTACTTTGCGCGCCAACGTGTCGAAAGCCAAACTAATCTGCCCAAGCTGTTTGCCGCCATTGATGCCGACCCCGGTATTGTCGGGGCAGGAGTGGTCTATATCGATGCAGATTACAACATCATCATTCTGCGTGAATTTCAGCCACTGTGTAGTGTGTCGCCCAAACGGGTGATTCTTCGCGAAACCAAGAAATATCTGACCCCTGTACAGTTCTTGGATCAGTTGCGGAATAATCCGCGTGAATCCCGCGTTATTGCAGAAGCATTGAGTGCTTCGGTTGCCTGTGTGAGTGCCTGGTTGGGCTGGAGTGTGGTGTTCAGCGGTACGGTAGCAGTCCCCTTTACTGCTGGCGTCAGCGCAGTGCTGGTACCAATAGGTGCGGCCGCTGCTGCTGCCAGCTCCGCCCAGTGCTTAATAGGTGTGCAGAGAGTTTTCAACGAGGTGCTGGATCCTGCCGAGAATGATCGCCTCGATTCTCTGGAATGGTACCGAAATATGTCATCGATGCTTGAGGCTGTTTCGCTACTCGGTGCAGGTGTTTCTGGAGCCACTACCATCAAGTATCTGCAACTTCGCAAAGCCACTACAGGGCGCAGCTGGAACGACTTGTCGCAACGTTTGAGTCGACAGCAACGTAAGGCGCTCACCGACGAGTTGTTGAAGCTTAAACATCCATCATTGACAGCCAAACAGCTGCGGCTAAAGCAAAGCTTGGGCGAATTGCCGAAACGATACACACCCACCGAATTCAGGCATGGAACGATCAACCTGATCAAAGACTCGTTGGGTGCCACGCTCAGCGTTGCGGGCAGCAGCTACTCGAAAAGCATTGCAATTGGTTTGTATGAGGAGTTTTCGGAATGAATCC
This portion of the Pseudomonas sp. SORT22 genome encodes:
- the tagQ gene encoding type VI secretion system-associated lipoprotein TagQ, with product MLSTRKPFFTASNGRAALLLAAGFSTVLLTGCASSPASKVGATTKVEYYPSCYEPVQHLRATDSDMTKSVATGALIGAVGGALTGALTGNSDNRGRNAAIGAAGGALVGGAAGYYTERQKQISDDNQRIGSYATDINKSAADMDRSTAYAKASQACYQREFANLMDGRKSNKISDGEGRKRLAEIIAGLQESNNLITAVNGRLGENLNNYTQAYEQDLKQVGVPRNDVVIVAEAQAPVLATGNAKKTNTGKTKTPPPAKKKLPEVPKEAVATEKTLQDANAKKAESQKVASAGQSQVNNMCKNPDMGDWAPVPCPNV
- a CDS encoding NAD synthetase, with protein sequence MSELLNRLDNNPSQFFARQRIESSINLPKLFAAIDADPGIVGAGVVYIDADYNVVTLREFQPICSVLPKRVILREAKKYLAPAQFADQLQNNPREARVVKEAVNTTLACASAILGWFVMVSGTIAVPFSGGLGAVVAIAGKAAIAAGAMQCMIGVARTGQEIIDPSLNDELDAQEWFRHTSNVLDAVSLMGVGASGLTTVKFLQMRKAATGSSWYELSRSLSRQQRKALTTELLSIKHPSLTAKQLKLQQSSGALPKRYTPTQLQHATKTLIKDSIAATFGFAGSNTVQTIAVGLYEELE
- a CDS encoding NAD synthetase, which translates into the protein MTDSRMSGLGASPSRYFARQRVESQTNLPKLFAAIDADPGIVGAGVVYIDADYNIIILREFQPLCSVSPKRVILRETKKYLTPVQFLDQLRNNPRESRVIAEALSASVACVSAWLGWSVVFSGTVAVPFTAGVSAVLVPIGAAAAAASSAQCLIGVQRVFNEVLDPAENDRLDSLEWYRNMSSMLEAVSLLGAGVSGATTIKYLQLRKATTGRSWNDLSQRLSRQQRKALTDELLKLKHPSLTAKQLRLKQSLGELPKRYTPTEFRHGTINLIKDSLGATLSVAGSSYSKSIAIGLYEEFSE